Proteins from a single region of Thermotoga maritima MSB8:
- the fliP gene encoding flagellar type III secretion system pore protein FliP (The bacterial flagellar biogenesis protein FliP forms a type III secretion system (T3SS)-type pore required for flagellar assembly.): MRKLLLILLIFLPLLYFSQEIPFPSISIGVRPAEEPEDLVVTLEILLVLTVLALAPSILVLFTSFTRIIVVFSLFRNALGTRQTPPNQVMIGLALFLTFLIMQPVWNDIYNNAITPYLNKETGYQEMFQRVNTRIREFMINELKNHHNEDNVFMLAKNSGIEIAKIEEAPNAVLIPAFVLGELEVAFKMGVVLYVPFIVIDMIVASILLAMGMIMIPPVFVSLPFKILIFVMANGWDLLVEGLIKSFAR; this comes from the coding sequence ATGAGAAAGCTTCTTCTGATTCTTTTGATCTTTCTTCCCCTTTTGTATTTTTCTCAGGAAATACCTTTTCCTTCGATATCCATAGGTGTAAGACCTGCCGAAGAACCAGAGGACCTCGTCGTTACTCTCGAGATCCTTCTCGTACTCACCGTTCTGGCACTTGCACCCTCCATCCTCGTTCTCTTCACCTCATTCACACGCATAATCGTTGTCTTTTCACTCTTCAGAAACGCTCTTGGAACGCGTCAAACTCCTCCTAACCAGGTTATGATAGGTCTTGCCCTTTTTCTCACATTTCTCATCATGCAGCCCGTCTGGAACGATATCTACAACAATGCCATAACGCCGTATTTGAACAAAGAAACAGGCTATCAGGAGATGTTTCAACGGGTAAACACCCGTATAAGAGAGTTCATGATCAACGAACTGAAGAATCACCACAACGAGGATAACGTTTTCATGCTCGCGAAAAACTCCGGCATTGAAATCGCAAAAATCGAAGAAGCACCGAATGCCGTTCTGATACCAGCCTTTGTTCTGGGAGAACTGGAAGTTGCCTTCAAAATGGGAGTTGTTCTTTACGTGCCTTTCATAGTGATAGACATGATAGTGGCCAGCATACTGTTAGCGATGGGAATGATCATGATACCTCCGGTTTTCGTTTCTCTGCCGTTCAAAATTCTCATTTTCGTCATGGCAAACGGCTGGGATCTGCTTGTAGAAGGGCTGATAAAGAGTTTTGCGAGGTGA
- the clpP gene encoding ATP-dependent Clp endopeptidase proteolytic subunit ClpP: MTVKEKKIIDQYVPIVVESTGRYERAYDIFSRLLKDRIVFLGSPIDDYVANLVIAQLLFLEAEDPDKDVYLYINSPGGSVTAGLAIYDTMQYIKCDVSTICVGQAASMAAVLLAAGAKGKRYALPNARIMIHQPLGGAEGPAKDVEIITRELLRIKDLLNRILSKHTGQPIEKIEKDTDRDFFMSAEEAKEYGIVDKVVSTRE, translated from the coding sequence ATGACAGTGAAGGAAAAGAAGATAATTGATCAATACGTTCCCATAGTCGTTGAGTCTACGGGAAGGTACGAGAGAGCCTACGACATCTTCTCGAGGCTCCTAAAGGACAGAATAGTTTTCCTCGGATCCCCCATAGACGACTATGTTGCAAACCTGGTCATAGCTCAACTTCTGTTTCTTGAGGCGGAGGATCCGGATAAAGACGTCTACCTCTACATAAACTCCCCCGGAGGTTCTGTGACGGCGGGACTCGCTATCTACGATACGATGCAGTACATAAAGTGTGATGTCTCAACCATATGTGTAGGACAGGCGGCTTCCATGGCGGCTGTGCTCCTCGCAGCCGGTGCAAAGGGAAAAAGGTACGCGCTTCCGAACGCTCGAATAATGATACACCAGCCGCTCGGTGGTGCTGAGGGACCTGCCAAGGATGTGGAGATCATCACGAGAGAGCTTCTGAGAATAAAAGATCTTCTCAACAGAATTCTGAGTAAACACACGGGACAGCCGATTGAAAAGATAGAAAAAGACACAGACAGAGATTTCTTCATGAGTGCAGAAGAAGCGAAAGAGTACGGGATAGTCGATAAAGTCGTCAGCACAAGAGAGTAA
- a CDS encoding FliO/MopB family protein: MSGILQFLLAFGIVLFFLLLVYYFVKRGTFIQKGSSISVLERHYLDRKTFIAIVRVIDEYLVILVTDSGATVIKKLEDYEEKSFSSMFFKKLGRKIK; the protein is encoded by the coding sequence ATGAGTGGGATTCTGCAGTTTCTTCTGGCTTTCGGAATAGTTCTCTTCTTTCTTCTTCTGGTTTACTATTTTGTGAAGCGGGGAACCTTCATTCAAAAGGGATCCAGCATTTCCGTTCTGGAGAGACACTACCTGGATAGGAAAACTTTCATCGCCATTGTCAGGGTAATCGATGAATATCTCGTCATTTTGGTAACAGATTCCGGTGCCACCGTCATAAAGAAACTGGAGGACTACGAAGAAAAATCTTTTTCCAGTATGTTCTTCAAAAAGCTGGGGAGAAAAATTAAATGA
- the fliQ gene encoding flagellar biosynthesis protein FliQ: MTIEVFLDIMKSGISLLLEIIVPPLVVSLIVGLVISIFQAVTQIHEQTLMFAPRIIVLFLTILFLSGWMAQKILDFFSEMLQKYFQMI, encoded by the coding sequence GTGACCATTGAGGTCTTTCTGGATATAATGAAAAGCGGAATAAGTCTTCTGCTGGAGATCATCGTACCACCCCTCGTTGTGAGTCTCATCGTGGGGCTTGTGATCAGCATCTTTCAGGCCGTCACTCAAATCCATGAGCAGACGCTGATGTTCGCTCCAAGAATAATTGTGCTGTTTCTCACGATCCTGTTTCTGAGCGGCTGGATGGCGCAGAAAATCCTCGACTTCTTCAGTGAAATGCTTCAGAAGTACTTCCAGATGATCTGA
- a CDS encoding lipid-binding SYLF domain-containing protein has protein sequence MKQFLVALTILTSSLFSFASALDIIDESFLALKEFLDQPDSGAFLSLLERARGIFIVPKYLKLGWVLGGQYGQGVLLKRDPETNTWYGPLFVKMYGLSFGPQIGFQSVSLIAVIMENVDAFAEGNITLGGSLSVAAGPLGRRLSADYNLDASVYSYSIARGFYAGFSLEGAKIDVDLDLTREYYNVYRIEPEEILRREVSGRAEKIVNLLNEKLTEE, from the coding sequence GTGAAACAATTCCTCGTTGCTTTAACGATCCTCACATCTTCGCTGTTTTCTTTCGCAAGTGCGCTTGATATAATCGATGAATCGTTCCTCGCACTGAAAGAGTTTCTCGATCAACCGGACAGCGGTGCGTTTCTCTCACTTCTCGAGAGGGCCAGGGGCATATTCATCGTGCCCAAATACCTGAAACTCGGCTGGGTACTGGGAGGGCAGTACGGCCAGGGAGTGCTTTTGAAAAGAGACCCAGAGACGAACACCTGGTACGGCCCTCTGTTTGTGAAAATGTACGGATTGAGCTTCGGTCCGCAGATAGGATTTCAATCAGTTTCTCTCATAGCCGTCATCATGGAAAATGTCGATGCCTTCGCCGAAGGAAACATCACCCTGGGAGGATCACTGAGCGTCGCGGCGGGACCTCTTGGAAGAAGACTCAGCGCCGATTACAATCTTGACGCTTCCGTCTATTCGTATTCAATAGCACGTGGGTTCTACGCGGGTTTTTCCTTAGAAGGGGCAAAGATAGACGTCGACTTAGATCTCACAAGGGAGTACTACAACGTGTACAGAATCGAACCTGAAGAAATACTGAGAAGAGAAGTCTCGGGAAGGGCAGAAAAGATCGTAAACCTTCTGAACGAAAAATTGACAGAAGAATAG